The following proteins are co-located in the Longimicrobium terrae genome:
- a CDS encoding vanadium-dependent haloperoxidase — MAKAATLTDNFNDNANDPAKWLTNGFAVGSATGLREVNRRLEIKPRPSDTGLYSYTSTVTYDLTDSEARVQLIEVLDAPGAATGLRAQLTDGLTFVSILVTGGQLEAGQTVSGTSTRLEHVPYDPAEHRWVRLRERAGITYWEFSRDGVDFEVLHQRANPITLTAVQLVIGSAVTIPVASAGFAALDNFNVQETGVSRRVQERRLAARDTRVKAAQVAAERKHADQFNNNDEVNYPATPLAGNYSKSLRHDDLGDPDPASYATLLRALESRDPSDFEEIILGPAGMPKKLTNPQAGFAFDIEGPDAQEFTIPPAPRFDSVVTAHEMGELYWMATARDVPFIQYSSNAIIADSVASLNTEFPQFGGTVPVTAGTSTTVGNVFRGIYPGEQVGPYVSQFLLKGNVDQRKPAGQGRNAVDGFISYGARTIDQRLFNATPGKNYLFEDFETWLNAQDGQDFRGDDTFETTKRFIHTLRAGATLVHFDQVVDAYWNAAWILMSEPTGNQSTFVDGTTGRPQIDSEFPYNRGNPYMPPTGITPSRTQVGFATFGPTHLLQAVPEVLGRALRAVWWQKWGVHRRLRPEEYGGRVDNMINDRRSYPIDPSIITSLETGGLGEYYPNGTYLLPQAYPEGAPTHPAYGAGHATGSGAMITILKAFFDDLKEIENPVQASVDGLTLVPYTRPQTEPVMTVGGELNKLAGNIAIFRNAAGVHWRSDYTESLLLGEKVAIALLQEMTLGFNEDDAFFELTRLDGIRIRIFDGEVVPAL, encoded by the coding sequence ATGGCAAAGGCAGCGACCCTTACGGACAACTTCAACGACAACGCCAACGATCCGGCCAAGTGGCTGACGAACGGCTTTGCGGTCGGCAGCGCCACCGGGCTGCGCGAGGTGAACCGGCGGCTGGAGATCAAGCCCCGCCCCAGCGACACCGGCCTGTACTCCTACACGTCGACCGTCACGTACGACCTGACGGACTCGGAAGCGCGGGTGCAGCTGATCGAGGTGCTTGACGCCCCCGGCGCCGCCACCGGCCTGCGCGCGCAGCTCACGGACGGGCTCACCTTCGTGTCGATTCTGGTGACCGGGGGCCAGCTGGAAGCCGGGCAGACGGTGAGCGGCACCTCCACCCGGCTGGAGCACGTGCCGTACGATCCGGCGGAGCACCGCTGGGTGCGGTTGCGCGAGCGGGCGGGCATCACCTACTGGGAGTTCTCGCGCGACGGCGTGGATTTCGAGGTGCTGCACCAGCGGGCCAACCCCATCACCCTGACCGCCGTGCAGCTGGTGATCGGCTCGGCGGTGACGATCCCGGTGGCGTCGGCGGGCTTCGCGGCGCTGGACAACTTCAACGTGCAGGAAACCGGCGTCTCCCGCCGGGTGCAGGAGCGCCGTCTGGCGGCGCGCGACACCCGCGTGAAGGCGGCGCAGGTGGCGGCGGAGCGCAAGCACGCCGACCAGTTCAACAACAACGACGAGGTCAACTACCCGGCCACGCCGCTGGCCGGCAACTACTCCAAGAGCCTGCGCCACGACGATCTGGGCGACCCCGATCCGGCGTCGTACGCAACCCTGCTGCGCGCGCTGGAGAGCCGCGATCCGTCCGATTTCGAGGAGATCATCCTCGGGCCGGCGGGCATGCCCAAGAAGCTGACCAACCCGCAGGCCGGCTTCGCCTTCGACATCGAAGGGCCGGACGCGCAGGAGTTCACCATCCCGCCCGCGCCCCGCTTCGACAGCGTGGTGACGGCGCACGAGATGGGTGAGCTGTACTGGATGGCCACTGCCCGCGACGTGCCCTTCATCCAGTACTCCAGCAATGCGATCATCGCCGACAGCGTCGCCTCGCTGAACACCGAGTTCCCGCAGTTCGGCGGCACGGTTCCGGTCACGGCGGGCACGTCCACCACGGTGGGCAACGTGTTCCGCGGCATCTACCCGGGCGAGCAGGTGGGCCCGTACGTCTCGCAGTTCCTGCTCAAGGGGAACGTGGACCAGCGCAAGCCCGCCGGGCAGGGGCGCAACGCGGTGGATGGCTTCATCAGCTACGGCGCGCGCACCATCGATCAGCGTCTGTTCAACGCCACGCCGGGCAAGAACTACCTGTTCGAGGACTTCGAGACCTGGCTGAACGCCCAGGACGGGCAGGACTTCCGCGGCGACGACACCTTCGAGACCACCAAGCGCTTCATCCACACGCTGCGCGCCGGTGCCACCCTGGTGCACTTTGACCAGGTGGTGGATGCGTACTGGAACGCCGCGTGGATCCTGATGTCGGAGCCCACCGGCAACCAGTCCACCTTCGTGGATGGCACCACCGGGCGGCCGCAGATCGACTCGGAGTTCCCGTACAACCGCGGCAACCCCTACATGCCGCCCACGGGGATCACCCCGTCGCGCACGCAGGTCGGCTTCGCCACCTTCGGTCCCACGCACCTGCTGCAGGCCGTGCCCGAGGTGCTGGGCCGCGCGCTGCGGGCCGTGTGGTGGCAGAAGTGGGGCGTGCACCGCCGCCTTCGCCCCGAGGAGTACGGCGGGCGCGTGGACAACATGATCAACGACCGGCGCAGCTACCCCATCGACCCCAGCATCATCACGTCGCTGGAGACGGGCGGTCTGGGCGAGTACTACCCCAACGGCACCTACCTGCTTCCGCAGGCGTACCCCGAGGGCGCGCCCACGCACCCGGCGTACGGCGCGGGCCACGCGACCGGCTCGGGGGCGATGATCACCATCCTCAAGGCGTTCTTTGACGACCTCAAGGAGATCGAGAACCCCGTGCAGGCCAGCGTGGACGGCCTCACGCTGGTCCCCTACACCCGGCCCCAGACCGAGCCGGTCATGACGGTGGGCGGCGAGCTCAACAAGCTGGCCGGCAACATCGCTATCTTCCGCAACGCGGCCGGCGTGCACTGGCGCAGCGACTACACCGAATCGCTGCTCCTGGGCGAAAAGGTGGCCATCGCCCTGCTGCAGGAGATGACGCTGGGCTTCAACGAGGACGACGCCTTCTTCGAACTCACCCGGCTGGACGGCATCCGCATCCGCATCTTTGACGGCGAGGTGGTGCCGGCGCTGTAA
- a CDS encoding vanadium-dependent haloperoxidase — protein MAKAHTLVDNFNDNAVDNVKWLVNGSDGLFETNRRVEIRPLTDQPGLYAYTSRAAYDLTDSEFRVQLIRPLTGPATTGLDAMISGNDLLAIWVGQGELTCGQVVNGAYRRLEHIPYDAAEHRWLRLRERAGITFWEASPDGEDWTTVHQAPNPIPLTAVMGRFGAQVFVRTPAAGFAVFDNFNVEETGDARRVDERRLSARAVRKKAASLAARRDHEAHANNNDEINYPETPLAGNYSKSLRHDDIGDPDAASYASLLRALESRDPADFDEIVLADGATKKLTNPQAGLAFDVEGPDAQEVTIPPAPRFDSIVTAHEMGELYWMAAARDVPFAEYGTRPRIAAAVASLNSEFPQFGGTVPVTAQNVFRGIYPGEQVGPYVSQFLLKGNVDPRKPAGYGRDATDGFISYGARVIDQRLVPARAGRDYLGTFQVWLDVQNGEDRRGQDEFESARVFIHTLRDGATFVHFDQVVDAFYNAAWILMSEPTGNQSTFLQGTTGRPQIDAEFPYDQGNPYMPPAGLPRSRTEAGFATFGPTHLLQVVPEVLGRALRAVWWQKWGVHRRLRPEEFGGRVDNWIAGRRDYPIHHSVRDSLVTGGLSAYFGPGKAFPNSYLLPQAYPEGAPTHPAYGAGHATGSGAMITILKAFFDDTAVIENPVQASESGLTLIPWTPAQGEPPMTVGGELNKLAGNIATFRNAAGVHWRSDYTGSLPFGEAIAIRLLQEMSLGFNEDDAFFELTRLDGVRIRIHDGKVAPVL, from the coding sequence ATGGCAAAGGCACACACGCTCGTCGACAACTTCAACGACAACGCGGTCGACAACGTCAAATGGCTGGTCAACGGAAGCGACGGCCTGTTTGAAACCAACCGGCGCGTGGAGATCCGCCCGCTGACGGACCAGCCGGGTCTGTACGCGTACACCTCGCGCGCGGCCTACGACCTGACGGACTCCGAGTTCCGGGTGCAACTGATCCGCCCGCTCACCGGGCCGGCCACGACGGGGCTCGACGCCATGATCAGCGGAAACGACCTGCTGGCCATCTGGGTGGGCCAGGGGGAGCTGACGTGCGGACAGGTCGTAAACGGAGCCTACAGGCGGCTGGAGCACATCCCGTACGATGCCGCCGAACATCGGTGGCTGCGGCTGCGGGAACGGGCGGGCATCACGTTCTGGGAGGCATCGCCCGATGGGGAGGATTGGACCACGGTGCACCAGGCGCCCAACCCCATCCCCCTCACGGCGGTCATGGGGCGGTTCGGCGCGCAGGTGTTTGTGCGGACGCCCGCCGCCGGCTTCGCCGTGTTCGACAACTTCAACGTGGAGGAAACGGGTGACGCGCGGCGCGTGGACGAGCGCCGGCTTTCCGCCCGCGCGGTGCGGAAGAAGGCCGCCAGCCTCGCCGCCCGGCGCGACCACGAGGCGCACGCCAACAACAACGACGAGATCAACTACCCGGAAACGCCGCTGGCGGGCAACTACTCCAAGAGCCTGCGGCACGACGACATCGGCGATCCCGACGCCGCATCGTACGCCAGCCTGCTGCGCGCGCTGGAAAGCCGCGACCCGGCGGACTTCGACGAGATCGTGCTGGCGGACGGCGCCACCAAGAAGCTCACCAACCCGCAAGCCGGGCTCGCCTTTGATGTGGAAGGTCCGGACGCGCAGGAGGTCACCATTCCGCCGGCGCCGCGATTCGACAGCATCGTGACCGCGCACGAGATGGGCGAGCTGTACTGGATGGCCGCCGCGCGCGACGTGCCGTTCGCCGAGTACGGCACCCGGCCGCGGATCGCCGCGGCCGTCGCTTCGCTGAACAGCGAGTTTCCGCAGTTCGGCGGCACCGTTCCCGTCACCGCGCAGAACGTGTTTCGCGGCATCTATCCGGGCGAGCAGGTGGGCCCGTACGTCTCCCAGTTCCTGCTCAAGGGCAACGTGGACCCGCGCAAGCCGGCGGGCTACGGGCGCGACGCCACAGACGGCTTCATCTCCTACGGCGCGCGGGTGATTGACCAGCGGCTGGTTCCCGCGCGGGCCGGGCGCGACTACCTGGGCACGTTTCAGGTCTGGCTGGACGTGCAGAACGGGGAGGACCGCCGCGGCCAGGACGAGTTCGAGAGCGCGCGCGTCTTCATCCACACGCTTCGCGACGGCGCCACCTTCGTGCACTTTGACCAGGTGGTGGACGCGTTCTACAACGCCGCGTGGATCCTGATGTCGGAGCCGACCGGCAACCAGTCCACCTTCCTCCAGGGCACCACGGGGCGCCCGCAGATCGACGCCGAGTTCCCGTACGACCAGGGCAACCCGTACATGCCGCCCGCGGGGCTGCCCCGCTCGCGGACGGAGGCCGGCTTTGCCACCTTCGGCCCCACGCACCTGCTGCAGGTGGTGCCCGAGGTGCTGGGCCGCGCGCTGCGGGCCGTGTGGTGGCAGAAGTGGGGCGTGCACCGCCGCCTTCGCCCCGAGGAGTTCGGCGGGCGCGTGGACAACTGGATCGCGGGCCGGCGCGACTATCCCATCCACCACAGCGTCCGCGACTCGCTGGTGACGGGCGGGCTGTCCGCGTACTTCGGTCCGGGCAAGGCGTTCCCGAACTCGTACCTGCTGCCGCAGGCGTATCCGGAAGGCGCGCCCACGCACCCGGCGTACGGCGCGGGTCACGCCACCGGCTCCGGCGCGATGATCACCATCCTCAAGGCGTTCTTTGACGACACCGCCGTCATCGAGAACCCCGTGCAGGCCAGCGAGAGCGGGCTGACGCTCATCCCCTGGACGCCGGCGCAGGGCGAACCGCCGATGACGGTGGGCGGCGAGCTGAACAAGCTGGCGGGCAACATCGCCACCTTCCGCAACGCGGCGGGCGTGCACTGGCGCAGCGACTACACCGGCTCGCTGCCGTTCGGGGAGGCGATCGCCATCCGCCTGCTTCAGGAGATGAGCCTGGGCTTCAACGAGGACGACGCGTTCTTTGAGCTGACGCGCCTGGACGGCGTCCGCATCCGCATTCACGACGGCAAGGTGGCGCCGGTGCTGTGA
- a CDS encoding vanadium-dependent haloperoxidase — protein sequence MAKAHTLVDNFNDNVTDPAKWVVFDNPTPAAGRIREVNGHLEIRPSPNVAGANYSYYESATTYDLTASQIFVEVVEAPSVTSGGVILSARVDDPNEIYFRIGANGRVRAVSEVGGTGTLQGEVLYDERLHRWFRLREAGGFVYWETSPDGVEWNTLARAANPIPLTAVRLSIGAGTTAAVAHPGVAVLDNFNVQNTSISRRVEERRLSARDTRVKAAQVAAERKHADQFNNNDEVNYPATPLAGNYSKSLRHDDLGDPDPASYATLLRALESRDPSDFEEIILGPAGMPKKLTNPQAGFAFDIEGPDAQEFTIPPAPRFDSAVTAHEMGELYWMAIARDVPFIQYSTNTRIADAVSSLNAEFPQFGGTVPVTAGTSTTVGNVFRGIYPGEQVGPYVSQFLLKGNVDPRKPAGQGRDAVDGFISYGARTIDQRLFNATPGMDYLFEEFEGWLNAQDGQDYRGTDTFETTKRFIHTLRAGATLVHFDQVVDAYWNAAWILMSEPTGNESTFVDGTTGRPQIDAEFPYNRGNPYMPPMGITPSRTQVGFATFGPTHLLQAVPEVLGRALRAVWWQKWGVHRRLRPEEFGGRVDNMINDRRSYPIDPSIITSLETGGLAEYYPNATYLLPQAYPEGAPTHPAYGAGHATGSGAMITILKAFFDDLKEIENPVQASVDGLTLVPYTRPETEPVMTVGGELNKLAGNIAIFRNAAGVHWRSDYTESLRLGEKVAIALLQEMTLGFNEDDGFFELTRLDGVRIRIFDGKVEPALQVLALP from the coding sequence ATGGCAAAGGCACATACGCTGGTCGACAACTTCAACGACAACGTGACCGACCCCGCCAAGTGGGTCGTGTTCGACAACCCCACGCCCGCGGCGGGGCGCATCCGCGAGGTGAACGGGCACCTGGAGATCCGCCCGTCGCCCAACGTGGCGGGCGCCAACTACAGCTACTACGAGTCCGCCACCACGTACGACCTCACCGCGTCCCAGATCTTCGTGGAAGTCGTCGAGGCGCCTTCGGTCACGAGCGGGGGCGTCATCCTGTCCGCCCGGGTGGACGACCCCAACGAGATCTACTTCCGCATCGGCGCCAACGGGCGGGTGCGGGCGGTGAGCGAGGTGGGGGGAACCGGCACGCTGCAGGGCGAGGTTCTGTACGACGAACGGCTGCACCGGTGGTTCCGCCTGCGCGAGGCGGGCGGGTTCGTGTACTGGGAAACGTCGCCCGACGGAGTCGAGTGGAACACGCTGGCCCGGGCGGCCAACCCCATCCCCCTGACGGCGGTGCGCCTTTCCATCGGGGCCGGAACCACCGCCGCGGTGGCGCATCCCGGGGTGGCGGTGCTGGACAACTTCAACGTGCAGAACACCAGTATATCGCGCCGCGTGGAAGAGCGCCGGCTGTCTGCGCGCGACACCCGCGTGAAGGCGGCGCAGGTGGCGGCGGAACGCAAGCACGCCGACCAGTTCAACAACAACGACGAGGTCAACTACCCGGCCACGCCGCTGGCCGGCAACTACTCCAAGAGCCTGCGCCACGACGACCTGGGCGACCCCGATCCGGCGTCGTACGCAACCCTGCTGCGCGCGCTGGAGAGCCGCGATCCGTCCGACTTCGAGGAGATCATCCTCGGGCCGGCGGGCATGCCCAAGAAGCTGACCAACCCGCAGGCCGGCTTCGCCTTCGACATCGAAGGACCGGACGCGCAGGAGTTCACCATCCCTCCCGCGCCCCGCTTCGACAGCGCGGTGACGGCACACGAGATGGGTGAGCTGTACTGGATGGCCATCGCCCGCGACGTGCCCTTCATCCAGTATTCCACCAACACCAGGATCGCCGACGCGGTCTCGTCGCTGAACGCCGAGTTCCCGCAGTTCGGCGGCACGGTTCCGGTCACGGCGGGCACGTCCACCACGGTGGGCAACGTCTTCCGCGGCATCTACCCGGGCGAGCAGGTGGGGCCCTACGTCTCCCAGTTCCTGCTCAAGGGGAACGTGGACCCGCGCAAGCCCGCCGGGCAGGGGCGCGACGCGGTGGACGGCTTCATCAGCTACGGCGCGCGCACCATCGACCAGCGTCTGTTCAATGCCACGCCGGGCATGGACTACCTGTTCGAAGAGTTCGAGGGCTGGCTGAATGCCCAGGACGGCCAGGACTACCGCGGCACTGACACGTTCGAGACCACCAAGCGCTTCATCCACACGCTGCGCGCCGGCGCGACGCTGGTGCACTTTGACCAGGTGGTGGACGCGTACTGGAACGCCGCGTGGATCCTGATGTCGGAGCCCACGGGCAATGAGTCCACCTTCGTGGATGGCACCACCGGGCGCCCGCAGATTGACGCGGAGTTCCCGTACAACCGCGGCAATCCGTACATGCCGCCCATGGGGATCACGCCGTCGCGCACGCAGGTCGGCTTCGCCACTTTCGGTCCCACGCACCTGCTGCAGGCCGTGCCCGAGGTGCTGGGCCGCGCGCTGCGGGCCGTGTGGTGGCAGAAGTGGGGCGTGCACCGCCGCCTTCGCCCCGAGGAGTTCGGCGGGCGCGTGGACAACATGATCAACGACCGCCGCAGCTACCCCATCGACCCCAGCATCATCACCTCGCTGGAGACGGGCGGTCTGGCCGAGTACTACCCCAACGCCACCTACCTGCTTCCGCAGGCGTACCCCGAGGGCGCGCCCACGCACCCGGCGTACGGCGCGGGCCACGCCACCGGCTCGGGGGCGATGATCACCATCCTCAAGGCGTTCTTCGACGACCTCAAGGAGATCGAGAACCCCGTGCAGGCCAGCGTGGACGGCCTCACCCTGGTCCCCTACACCCGGCCGGAGACCGAGCCGGTCATGACCGTCGGCGGCGAGCTGAACAAGCTGGCCGGCAACATCGCCATCTTCCGCAACGCGGCGGGCGTGCACTGGCGCAGCGACTACACCGAATCGCTGCGCCTGGGCGAAAAGGTGGCCATCGCCCTGCTGCAGGAGATGACGCTGGGCTTCAACGAGGATGACGGCTTTTTCGAACTCACCAGGCTGGACGGCGTTCGAATCCGCATCTTTGACGGCAAGGTGGAGCCCGCGCTCCAGGTGCTGGCCCTGCCGTAA
- a CDS encoding pinensin family lanthipeptide has protein sequence MTKIRLNLDNLTVESFATAPDAEGERGTVRGQGFYTEDIRTYCNGESYSMPQRCLCRTNEPETCVGSCNPEMCSFMDSTCCADTYLCE, from the coding sequence ATGACCAAGATCCGCCTGAATCTGGACAACCTGACCGTCGAGTCGTTCGCCACCGCCCCGGATGCGGAGGGAGAGCGCGGCACGGTGCGTGGCCAGGGCTTCTATACGGAAGACATCAGGACGTACTGCAATGGAGAATCCTACAGCATGCCGCAGCGATGCCTGTGCAGAACCAACGAACCGGAAACCTGCGTGGGAAGCTGCAACCCGGAGATGTGTTCGTTCATGGACAGCACCTGCTGCGCCGACACGTACCTCTGCGAGTAG